A region from the Lycium barbarum isolate Lr01 chromosome 8, ASM1917538v2, whole genome shotgun sequence genome encodes:
- the LOC132607239 gene encoding uncharacterized protein LOC132607239 isoform X2 translates to MYQKYVLDNSLFSWRCNMRDSGNISQYRSRLDQTLSCHDLVDDDMLKTLVKNQILRSSGSDFHECSENLVDRRTKEVANFLSMLRSASVTDSEASNGGWKVKQDTEEIRVMYREGPEGTPYHTLLAEGYVDGPIDVCLCISWEAELFKKWWPQTTIPTFKIAESVCLQKIRTGEQICLVRMKLSRPLSAREAVVHLFAFEYFQDGLIVVVANSISDVDNIDTSTHGYSKDRIPNAQDVVRVDLVGGFALQKVTNNRSYFRTIGNLDIKLDFIPPALINFVSRQLVGGGFKLYKKEVASVAKGDEDFSKALKDPMYARIREALYSDKIPNGDIALELQDLKTNVVPVDEETRTYNDEKCPEQKVHRDNCITNLPEQENFEVRDKNIHGEIEEIEVEASEKVEHLYEDDRKVCDSPVNQLVQKSTENKNFGISPEVKQALGTLDEAISIIREYRCKLETRTVPNTNVMLVDAETDSLQDSKSSEADKDRRNSSCSRRISSGLCIREAHNNKIAPASPDVYATIPGQAHHIALCSSTDQAMTGKIMENISKDDNMTAAHANGIHEKELGETKTRKLPRYCCFYFLSGRVA, encoded by the exons ATGTATCAAAAATATGTCCTG GACAATTCCCTTTTTTCTTGGAGATGCAATATGAGGGACAGTGGTAACATCTCTCAGTACAGAAGTAGACTGGACCAGACGCTATCATGTCATGATCTTGTCGATGATGATATGCTTAAGACCCTCGTCAAGAATCAAATCCTACGTTCATCAGGATCTGATTTTCACG AATGTAGTGAAAATCTAGTAGATAGAAGAACCAAGGAAGTGGCAAACTTCCTGAGCATGTTGAGGAGTGCATCAGTAACTGATTCCGAGGCATCAAATGGTGGTTGGAAA GTAAAACAGGATACTGAGGAGATCCGTGTTATGTATCGAGAGGGACCAGAAGGCACGCCCTATCACACCCTCCTAGCTGAAGGCTATGTGGATGGTCCAATAGATGTTT GTTTATGCATCTCATGGGAGGCAGAACTCTTTAAGAAGTG GTGGCCACAAACTACAATTCCAACTTTTAAGATCGCGGAATCCGTGTGCTTGCAAAAGATCAGAACTGGTGAACAAATATGCTTAGTAAG gatgAAGCTTTCAAGGCCTTTGTCAGCAAGGGAAGCTGTAGTACATTTATTTGCATTTGAATATTTTCAAGATGGTCTTATTGTAGTGGTTGCCAATTCG ATCTCTGACGTAGATAACATTGATACAAGTACTCATGGATATTCCAAAGATAGGATACCCAATGCGCAGGATGTAGTACGGGTTGATCTTGTGGGAGGTTTTGCTCTACAGAAAGTAACAAATAATCGGAGCTACTTCAG GACAATCGGTAATTTGGATATTAAACTGGATTTTATTCCTCCAGCATTAATTAACTTCGTCTCAAGGCAGCTCGTAGGTGGCGGCTTCAAGCTTTATAAAAAG gaagtagcttcagttgcTAAAGGTGATGAAGACTTCAGCAAGGCTCTGAAGGATCCAATGTATGCTCGAATACGTGAAGCTCTTTACTCCGATAAAATACCTAATGGTGATATAGCTTTAGAATTGCAAGACCTGAAGACAAATGTAGTTCCTGTTGATGAAGAAACTAGAACATACAATGATGAAAAATGTCCCGAGCAAAAGGTTCATAGGGACAACTGTATCACTAATTTACCAGAACAGGAAAACTTTGAGGTCAGAGATAAAAATATACATGGTGAAATCGAGGAGATTGAAGTCGAAGCCAGTGAAAAAGTCGAACATCTTTATGAGGATGACAGGAAAGTATGTGATTCTCCGGTCAATCAACTTGTACAGAAGTCCACTGAGAACAAGAATTTTGGTATTAGCCCGGAGGTCAAACAAGCTTTAGGAACTTTAGATGAGGCTATTTCTATCATAAGGGAATATAGGTGTAAGCTGGAAACTAGGACAGTTCCTAACACTAATGTAATGTTAGTAGATGCGGAGACAGACAGTCTACAAGATTCAAAATCATCAGAAGCTGATAAGGATCGGAGAAATAGCTCTTGTTCCAG GCGCATAAGTTCTGGTTTGTGCATAAGGGAAGCACACAATAACAAGATTGCTCCAGCATCACCTGATGTTTATGCTACAATTCCTGGTCAGGCACATCACATTGCTCTATGCTCTTCGACAGATCAAGCAATGACAGGGAAAATAATGGAGAATATATCAAAGGATGATAACATGACGGCTGCTCATGCAAATGGAATCCATGAGAAGGAGCTCGGTGAAACTAAAACTAGAAAACTACCAAGATATTGCTGCTTCTATTTTCTCTCTGGGCGGGTGGCTTAA
- the LOC132607239 gene encoding uncharacterized protein LOC132607239 isoform X4, which yields MYQKYVLVKQDTEEIRVMYREGPEGTPYHTLLAEGYVDGPIDVCLCISWEAELFKKWWPQTTIPTFKIAESVCLQKIRTGEQICLVRMKLSRPLSAREAVVHLFAFEYFQDGLIVVVANSISDVDNIDTSTHGYSKDRIPNAQDVVRVDLVGGFALQKVTNNRSYFRTIGNLDIKLDFIPPALINFVSRQLVGGGFKLYKKEVASVAKGDEDFSKALKDPMYARIREALYSDKIPNGDIALELQDLKTNVVPVDEETRTYNDEKCPEQKVHRDNCITNLPEQENFEVRDKNIHGEIEEIEVEASEKVEHLYEDDRKVCDSPVNQLVQKSTENKNFGISPEVKQALGTLDEAISIIREYRCKLETRTVPNTNVMLVDAETDSLQDSKSSEADKDRRNSSCSRRISSGLCIREAHNNKIAPASPDVYATIPGQAHHIALCSSTDQAMTGKIMENISKDDNMTAAHANGIHEKELGETKTRKLPRYCCFYFLSGRVA from the exons ATGTATCAAAAATATGTCCTG GTAAAACAGGATACTGAGGAGATCCGTGTTATGTATCGAGAGGGACCAGAAGGCACGCCCTATCACACCCTCCTAGCTGAAGGCTATGTGGATGGTCCAATAGATGTTT GTTTATGCATCTCATGGGAGGCAGAACTCTTTAAGAAGTG GTGGCCACAAACTACAATTCCAACTTTTAAGATCGCGGAATCCGTGTGCTTGCAAAAGATCAGAACTGGTGAACAAATATGCTTAGTAAG gatgAAGCTTTCAAGGCCTTTGTCAGCAAGGGAAGCTGTAGTACATTTATTTGCATTTGAATATTTTCAAGATGGTCTTATTGTAGTGGTTGCCAATTCG ATCTCTGACGTAGATAACATTGATACAAGTACTCATGGATATTCCAAAGATAGGATACCCAATGCGCAGGATGTAGTACGGGTTGATCTTGTGGGAGGTTTTGCTCTACAGAAAGTAACAAATAATCGGAGCTACTTCAG GACAATCGGTAATTTGGATATTAAACTGGATTTTATTCCTCCAGCATTAATTAACTTCGTCTCAAGGCAGCTCGTAGGTGGCGGCTTCAAGCTTTATAAAAAG gaagtagcttcagttgcTAAAGGTGATGAAGACTTCAGCAAGGCTCTGAAGGATCCAATGTATGCTCGAATACGTGAAGCTCTTTACTCCGATAAAATACCTAATGGTGATATAGCTTTAGAATTGCAAGACCTGAAGACAAATGTAGTTCCTGTTGATGAAGAAACTAGAACATACAATGATGAAAAATGTCCCGAGCAAAAGGTTCATAGGGACAACTGTATCACTAATTTACCAGAACAGGAAAACTTTGAGGTCAGAGATAAAAATATACATGGTGAAATCGAGGAGATTGAAGTCGAAGCCAGTGAAAAAGTCGAACATCTTTATGAGGATGACAGGAAAGTATGTGATTCTCCGGTCAATCAACTTGTACAGAAGTCCACTGAGAACAAGAATTTTGGTATTAGCCCGGAGGTCAAACAAGCTTTAGGAACTTTAGATGAGGCTATTTCTATCATAAGGGAATATAGGTGTAAGCTGGAAACTAGGACAGTTCCTAACACTAATGTAATGTTAGTAGATGCGGAGACAGACAGTCTACAAGATTCAAAATCATCAGAAGCTGATAAGGATCGGAGAAATAGCTCTTGTTCCAG GCGCATAAGTTCTGGTTTGTGCATAAGGGAAGCACACAATAACAAGATTGCTCCAGCATCACCTGATGTTTATGCTACAATTCCTGGTCAGGCACATCACATTGCTCTATGCTCTTCGACAGATCAAGCAATGACAGGGAAAATAATGGAGAATATATCAAAGGATGATAACATGACGGCTGCTCATGCAAATGGAATCCATGAGAAGGAGCTCGGTGAAACTAAAACTAGAAAACTACCAAGATATTGCTGCTTCTATTTTCTCTCTGGGCGGGTGGCTTAA
- the LOC132607239 gene encoding uncharacterized protein LOC132607239 isoform X1 has translation MFMYTKPFHTIDLRILQDNSLFSWRCNMRDSGNISQYRSRLDQTLSCHDLVDDDMLKTLVKNQILRSSGSDFHECSENLVDRRTKEVANFLSMLRSASVTDSEASNGGWKVKQDTEEIRVMYREGPEGTPYHTLLAEGYVDGPIDVCLCISWEAELFKKWWPQTTIPTFKIAESVCLQKIRTGEQICLVRMKLSRPLSAREAVVHLFAFEYFQDGLIVVVANSISDVDNIDTSTHGYSKDRIPNAQDVVRVDLVGGFALQKVTNNRSYFRTIGNLDIKLDFIPPALINFVSRQLVGGGFKLYKKEVASVAKGDEDFSKALKDPMYARIREALYSDKIPNGDIALELQDLKTNVVPVDEETRTYNDEKCPEQKVHRDNCITNLPEQENFEVRDKNIHGEIEEIEVEASEKVEHLYEDDRKVCDSPVNQLVQKSTENKNFGISPEVKQALGTLDEAISIIREYRCKLETRTVPNTNVMLVDAETDSLQDSKSSEADKDRRNSSCSRRISSGLCIREAHNNKIAPASPDVYATIPGQAHHIALCSSTDQAMTGKIMENISKDDNMTAAHANGIHEKELGETKTRKLPRYCCFYFLSGRVA, from the exons ATGTTCATGTATACAAAACCATTTCATACTATAGATTTAAGAATTTTACAGGACAATTCCCTTTTTTCTTGGAGATGCAATATGAGGGACAGTGGTAACATCTCTCAGTACAGAAGTAGACTGGACCAGACGCTATCATGTCATGATCTTGTCGATGATGATATGCTTAAGACCCTCGTCAAGAATCAAATCCTACGTTCATCAGGATCTGATTTTCACG AATGTAGTGAAAATCTAGTAGATAGAAGAACCAAGGAAGTGGCAAACTTCCTGAGCATGTTGAGGAGTGCATCAGTAACTGATTCCGAGGCATCAAATGGTGGTTGGAAA GTAAAACAGGATACTGAGGAGATCCGTGTTATGTATCGAGAGGGACCAGAAGGCACGCCCTATCACACCCTCCTAGCTGAAGGCTATGTGGATGGTCCAATAGATGTTT GTTTATGCATCTCATGGGAGGCAGAACTCTTTAAGAAGTG GTGGCCACAAACTACAATTCCAACTTTTAAGATCGCGGAATCCGTGTGCTTGCAAAAGATCAGAACTGGTGAACAAATATGCTTAGTAAG gatgAAGCTTTCAAGGCCTTTGTCAGCAAGGGAAGCTGTAGTACATTTATTTGCATTTGAATATTTTCAAGATGGTCTTATTGTAGTGGTTGCCAATTCG ATCTCTGACGTAGATAACATTGATACAAGTACTCATGGATATTCCAAAGATAGGATACCCAATGCGCAGGATGTAGTACGGGTTGATCTTGTGGGAGGTTTTGCTCTACAGAAAGTAACAAATAATCGGAGCTACTTCAG GACAATCGGTAATTTGGATATTAAACTGGATTTTATTCCTCCAGCATTAATTAACTTCGTCTCAAGGCAGCTCGTAGGTGGCGGCTTCAAGCTTTATAAAAAG gaagtagcttcagttgcTAAAGGTGATGAAGACTTCAGCAAGGCTCTGAAGGATCCAATGTATGCTCGAATACGTGAAGCTCTTTACTCCGATAAAATACCTAATGGTGATATAGCTTTAGAATTGCAAGACCTGAAGACAAATGTAGTTCCTGTTGATGAAGAAACTAGAACATACAATGATGAAAAATGTCCCGAGCAAAAGGTTCATAGGGACAACTGTATCACTAATTTACCAGAACAGGAAAACTTTGAGGTCAGAGATAAAAATATACATGGTGAAATCGAGGAGATTGAAGTCGAAGCCAGTGAAAAAGTCGAACATCTTTATGAGGATGACAGGAAAGTATGTGATTCTCCGGTCAATCAACTTGTACAGAAGTCCACTGAGAACAAGAATTTTGGTATTAGCCCGGAGGTCAAACAAGCTTTAGGAACTTTAGATGAGGCTATTTCTATCATAAGGGAATATAGGTGTAAGCTGGAAACTAGGACAGTTCCTAACACTAATGTAATGTTAGTAGATGCGGAGACAGACAGTCTACAAGATTCAAAATCATCAGAAGCTGATAAGGATCGGAGAAATAGCTCTTGTTCCAG GCGCATAAGTTCTGGTTTGTGCATAAGGGAAGCACACAATAACAAGATTGCTCCAGCATCACCTGATGTTTATGCTACAATTCCTGGTCAGGCACATCACATTGCTCTATGCTCTTCGACAGATCAAGCAATGACAGGGAAAATAATGGAGAATATATCAAAGGATGATAACATGACGGCTGCTCATGCAAATGGAATCCATGAGAAGGAGCTCGGTGAAACTAAAACTAGAAAACTACCAAGATATTGCTGCTTCTATTTTCTCTCTGGGCGGGTGGCTTAA
- the LOC132607239 gene encoding uncharacterized protein LOC132607239 isoform X3 has translation MRDSGNISQYRSRLDQTLSCHDLVDDDMLKTLVKNQILRSSGSDFHECSENLVDRRTKEVANFLSMLRSASVTDSEASNGGWKVKQDTEEIRVMYREGPEGTPYHTLLAEGYVDGPIDVCLCISWEAELFKKWWPQTTIPTFKIAESVCLQKIRTGEQICLVRMKLSRPLSAREAVVHLFAFEYFQDGLIVVVANSISDVDNIDTSTHGYSKDRIPNAQDVVRVDLVGGFALQKVTNNRSYFRTIGNLDIKLDFIPPALINFVSRQLVGGGFKLYKKEVASVAKGDEDFSKALKDPMYARIREALYSDKIPNGDIALELQDLKTNVVPVDEETRTYNDEKCPEQKVHRDNCITNLPEQENFEVRDKNIHGEIEEIEVEASEKVEHLYEDDRKVCDSPVNQLVQKSTENKNFGISPEVKQALGTLDEAISIIREYRCKLETRTVPNTNVMLVDAETDSLQDSKSSEADKDRRNSSCSRRISSGLCIREAHNNKIAPASPDVYATIPGQAHHIALCSSTDQAMTGKIMENISKDDNMTAAHANGIHEKELGETKTRKLPRYCCFYFLSGRVA, from the exons ATGAGGGACAGTGGTAACATCTCTCAGTACAGAAGTAGACTGGACCAGACGCTATCATGTCATGATCTTGTCGATGATGATATGCTTAAGACCCTCGTCAAGAATCAAATCCTACGTTCATCAGGATCTGATTTTCACG AATGTAGTGAAAATCTAGTAGATAGAAGAACCAAGGAAGTGGCAAACTTCCTGAGCATGTTGAGGAGTGCATCAGTAACTGATTCCGAGGCATCAAATGGTGGTTGGAAA GTAAAACAGGATACTGAGGAGATCCGTGTTATGTATCGAGAGGGACCAGAAGGCACGCCCTATCACACCCTCCTAGCTGAAGGCTATGTGGATGGTCCAATAGATGTTT GTTTATGCATCTCATGGGAGGCAGAACTCTTTAAGAAGTG GTGGCCACAAACTACAATTCCAACTTTTAAGATCGCGGAATCCGTGTGCTTGCAAAAGATCAGAACTGGTGAACAAATATGCTTAGTAAG gatgAAGCTTTCAAGGCCTTTGTCAGCAAGGGAAGCTGTAGTACATTTATTTGCATTTGAATATTTTCAAGATGGTCTTATTGTAGTGGTTGCCAATTCG ATCTCTGACGTAGATAACATTGATACAAGTACTCATGGATATTCCAAAGATAGGATACCCAATGCGCAGGATGTAGTACGGGTTGATCTTGTGGGAGGTTTTGCTCTACAGAAAGTAACAAATAATCGGAGCTACTTCAG GACAATCGGTAATTTGGATATTAAACTGGATTTTATTCCTCCAGCATTAATTAACTTCGTCTCAAGGCAGCTCGTAGGTGGCGGCTTCAAGCTTTATAAAAAG gaagtagcttcagttgcTAAAGGTGATGAAGACTTCAGCAAGGCTCTGAAGGATCCAATGTATGCTCGAATACGTGAAGCTCTTTACTCCGATAAAATACCTAATGGTGATATAGCTTTAGAATTGCAAGACCTGAAGACAAATGTAGTTCCTGTTGATGAAGAAACTAGAACATACAATGATGAAAAATGTCCCGAGCAAAAGGTTCATAGGGACAACTGTATCACTAATTTACCAGAACAGGAAAACTTTGAGGTCAGAGATAAAAATATACATGGTGAAATCGAGGAGATTGAAGTCGAAGCCAGTGAAAAAGTCGAACATCTTTATGAGGATGACAGGAAAGTATGTGATTCTCCGGTCAATCAACTTGTACAGAAGTCCACTGAGAACAAGAATTTTGGTATTAGCCCGGAGGTCAAACAAGCTTTAGGAACTTTAGATGAGGCTATTTCTATCATAAGGGAATATAGGTGTAAGCTGGAAACTAGGACAGTTCCTAACACTAATGTAATGTTAGTAGATGCGGAGACAGACAGTCTACAAGATTCAAAATCATCAGAAGCTGATAAGGATCGGAGAAATAGCTCTTGTTCCAG GCGCATAAGTTCTGGTTTGTGCATAAGGGAAGCACACAATAACAAGATTGCTCCAGCATCACCTGATGTTTATGCTACAATTCCTGGTCAGGCACATCACATTGCTCTATGCTCTTCGACAGATCAAGCAATGACAGGGAAAATAATGGAGAATATATCAAAGGATGATAACATGACGGCTGCTCATGCAAATGGAATCCATGAGAAGGAGCTCGGTGAAACTAAAACTAGAAAACTACCAAGATATTGCTGCTTCTATTTTCTCTCTGGGCGGGTGGCTTAA
- the LOC132607239 gene encoding uncharacterized protein LOC132607239 isoform X5, with protein MYREGPEGTPYHTLLAEGYVDGPIDVCLCISWEAELFKKWWPQTTIPTFKIAESVCLQKIRTGEQICLVRMKLSRPLSAREAVVHLFAFEYFQDGLIVVVANSISDVDNIDTSTHGYSKDRIPNAQDVVRVDLVGGFALQKVTNNRSYFRTIGNLDIKLDFIPPALINFVSRQLVGGGFKLYKKEVASVAKGDEDFSKALKDPMYARIREALYSDKIPNGDIALELQDLKTNVVPVDEETRTYNDEKCPEQKVHRDNCITNLPEQENFEVRDKNIHGEIEEIEVEASEKVEHLYEDDRKVCDSPVNQLVQKSTENKNFGISPEVKQALGTLDEAISIIREYRCKLETRTVPNTNVMLVDAETDSLQDSKSSEADKDRRNSSCSRRISSGLCIREAHNNKIAPASPDVYATIPGQAHHIALCSSTDQAMTGKIMENISKDDNMTAAHANGIHEKELGETKTRKLPRYCCFYFLSGRVA; from the exons ATGTATCGAGAGGGACCAGAAGGCACGCCCTATCACACCCTCCTAGCTGAAGGCTATGTGGATGGTCCAATAGATGTTT GTTTATGCATCTCATGGGAGGCAGAACTCTTTAAGAAGTG GTGGCCACAAACTACAATTCCAACTTTTAAGATCGCGGAATCCGTGTGCTTGCAAAAGATCAGAACTGGTGAACAAATATGCTTAGTAAG gatgAAGCTTTCAAGGCCTTTGTCAGCAAGGGAAGCTGTAGTACATTTATTTGCATTTGAATATTTTCAAGATGGTCTTATTGTAGTGGTTGCCAATTCG ATCTCTGACGTAGATAACATTGATACAAGTACTCATGGATATTCCAAAGATAGGATACCCAATGCGCAGGATGTAGTACGGGTTGATCTTGTGGGAGGTTTTGCTCTACAGAAAGTAACAAATAATCGGAGCTACTTCAG GACAATCGGTAATTTGGATATTAAACTGGATTTTATTCCTCCAGCATTAATTAACTTCGTCTCAAGGCAGCTCGTAGGTGGCGGCTTCAAGCTTTATAAAAAG gaagtagcttcagttgcTAAAGGTGATGAAGACTTCAGCAAGGCTCTGAAGGATCCAATGTATGCTCGAATACGTGAAGCTCTTTACTCCGATAAAATACCTAATGGTGATATAGCTTTAGAATTGCAAGACCTGAAGACAAATGTAGTTCCTGTTGATGAAGAAACTAGAACATACAATGATGAAAAATGTCCCGAGCAAAAGGTTCATAGGGACAACTGTATCACTAATTTACCAGAACAGGAAAACTTTGAGGTCAGAGATAAAAATATACATGGTGAAATCGAGGAGATTGAAGTCGAAGCCAGTGAAAAAGTCGAACATCTTTATGAGGATGACAGGAAAGTATGTGATTCTCCGGTCAATCAACTTGTACAGAAGTCCACTGAGAACAAGAATTTTGGTATTAGCCCGGAGGTCAAACAAGCTTTAGGAACTTTAGATGAGGCTATTTCTATCATAAGGGAATATAGGTGTAAGCTGGAAACTAGGACAGTTCCTAACACTAATGTAATGTTAGTAGATGCGGAGACAGACAGTCTACAAGATTCAAAATCATCAGAAGCTGATAAGGATCGGAGAAATAGCTCTTGTTCCAG GCGCATAAGTTCTGGTTTGTGCATAAGGGAAGCACACAATAACAAGATTGCTCCAGCATCACCTGATGTTTATGCTACAATTCCTGGTCAGGCACATCACATTGCTCTATGCTCTTCGACAGATCAAGCAATGACAGGGAAAATAATGGAGAATATATCAAAGGATGATAACATGACGGCTGCTCATGCAAATGGAATCCATGAGAAGGAGCTCGGTGAAACTAAAACTAGAAAACTACCAAGATATTGCTGCTTCTATTTTCTCTCTGGGCGGGTGGCTTAA
- the LOC132605459 gene encoding protein MICRORCHIDIA 7-like, which produces MITMPIKQEIIDLTDDLDNIQNTTNVPTNTTMHMIPITNYGYGSYFNNIEESPMKKMKVESASWQQPLIVAPLSIRPKNELIASPATIPVTSCKQFWKAGDYDGNKEGAGIFSAGCDQTVGMDHVRVHPKFLHSNATSHKWALGAFAELLDNAMDEVCNGATYVGVDVLDNKKDKCSKMLLVEDNGGGMTPDRMRQCMSLGYSAKSKLANTIGQYGNGFKTSSMRLGADVIVFSRGRDRATNTLTQSVGMLSYTFLRSTGKEDIVVPMIDFVKRGESWEVLVRSSGDDWKRNSETIVQWSPFECEADLFQQFELLKGEQGTRIVIYNLWEDEEGATELDFDTDPHDIQIRGVSRDEKKIEMAKEYPNSRHFLTYQHSLRSYASILYLRLAPGFRIILRGKDVEHHNLVNDMMLSEDITYRPASVGYENSAAEVTIGFVKDAKHHIDIQGFNVYHKNRLIKPFWRVWNAAGSDGRGVIGVLEANFVEPAHDKQGFERTIVLARLEARLQVIQKKYWSSNCHFIGYAKRRNVKSAVSADEKEPNASAPKSSSCNFGPTTSVVEREKGVVHSSVKENSVQEASCFYVGPLKLPPPVHSSIQERRATMTGDQAQQVCTTNRQTDQTPANASAPKRKSCSPFSSNVSPTNCHDDNCKSKSTGGEHENTVPAQPRDHTQQASTSNRQHGQTPGYTVVKMEDNVSNDLRKENQSTKNTLQQVWRHWQKERARSEMLARMIIEERRNRDKEEENLKSKLKDASVTIQELLNKVRQLESNRITFICKNER; this is translated from the coding sequence ATGATCACCATGCCTATAAAGCAAGAAATCATCGACCTAACAGACGATTTAGACAATATTCAGAACACTACCAACGTCCCCACAAACACAACTATGCATATGATTCCTATAACCAATTATGGTTATGGTTCTTATTTCAACAATATCGAAGAAAGTCCTATGAAGAAGATGAAAGTTGAAAGTGCATCATGGCAGCAACCTCTTATTGTTGCTCCTTTATCGATTCGTCCAAAGAATGAATTGATAGCTTCCCCTGCTACTATTCCAGTTACTAGTTGTAAACAATTTTGGAAAGCTGGAGATTATGATGGCAATAAAGAGGGTGCTGGTATTTTCTCAGCTGGTTGTGATCAAACAGTTGGGATGGATCATGTAAGAGTTCACCCGAAATTCTTGCATTCAAATGCCACCAGTCATAAATGGGCATTGGGTGCTTTCGCTGAGCTTCTAGACAATGCGATGGACGAGGTTTGCAATGGTGCTACGTATGTAGGCGTAGACGTGCTGGACAATAAGAAAGACAAGTGTAGCAAAATGTTGTTAGTTGAAGACAATGGTGGTGGAATGACTCCTGATAGAATGCGCCAATGCATGTCTCTTGGATACTCCGCGAAAAGCAAATTAGCAAACACTATTGGCCAATATGGAAACGGTTTCAAAACGAGTAGTATGAGACTAGGAGCTGATGTGATTGTGTTTTCCCGAGGGAGAGATAGAGCAACTAACACGTTGACACAGAGCGTTGGAATGTTGTCATATACTTTTTTAAGGAGCACTGGGAAAGAAGACATTGTTGTTCCTATGATCGATTTTGTCAAGAGAGGAGAGAGTTGGGAGGTGTTGGTTCGATCTTCGGGTGATGATTGGAAAAGGAATTCGGAGACGATAGTACAATGGTCTCCTTTTGAATGCGAAGCGGATCTCTTCCAGCAATTTGAGTTGTTGAAAGGCGAACAAGGCACGCGAATTGTGATATACAATCTTTGGGAGGACGAGGAAGGAGCCACAGAGCTTGACTTTGACACGGATCCACATGACATCCAAATAAGGGGCGTTAGTCGAGATGAAAAGAAGATTGAGATGGCGAAAGAATATCCTAACTCGAGGCATTTTCTAACTTATCAACATTCTTTAAGGAGTTATGCTTCGATTTTGTATCTGAGGCTTGCTCCTGGATTTCGAATAATTTTGAGGGGGAAAGACGTCGAACATCATAATTTGGTAAATGACATGATGTTATCCGAGGATATTACGTACAGACCGGCATCCGTTGGTTATGAAAATTCTGCAGCTGAAGTAACTATTGGTTTTGTGAAAGATGCAAAACATCACATTGATATTCAAGGATTCAATGTGTATCACAAGAATAGGCTTATTAAGCCTTTCTGGAGGGTTTGGAATGCTGCTGGGAGCGATGGTCGCGGTGTGATAGGCGTCTTGGAAGCTAATTTTGTTGAACCGGCTCATGATAAACAGGGCTTTGAGCGAACGATTGTCCTTGCTAGACTCGAGGCTCGTCTACAAGTTATACAGAAGAAGTATTGGTCTTCAAATTGCCATTTCATTGGTTATGCTAAGCGTCGCAATGTAAAGAGTGCTGTCTCTGCTGATGAGAAAGAGCCAAACGCTTCCGCACCTAAAAGCAGCTCATGTAACTTCGGCCCCACAACCTCCGTAGTAGAACGCGAGAAGGGAGTTGTACATTCTTCCGTAAAGGAAAATTCAGTGCAGGAAGCATCCTGCTTTTACGTAGGGCCCTTGAAATTGCCGCCCCCGGTTCATTCTTCAATACAAGAAAGACGTGCAACTATGACTGGAGATCAAGCTCAGCAAGTCTGTACAACAAATAGACAAACTGATCAAACTCCAGCAAACGCCTCCGCGCCTAAAAGAAAATCATGTTCCCCGTTTAGCTCCAACGTCAGCCCCACAAACTGTCATGACGATAACTGTAAATCAAAATCCACTGGAGGAGAACACGAGAACACAGTACCAGCACAACCAAGAGATCACACTCAGCAAGCGAGTACATCAAATAGGCAACATGGTCAAACTCCAGGATATACAGTTGTGAAGATGGAAGATAATGTGTCGAATGACTTGAGAAAAGAGAATCAGAGTACTAAGAATACTTTACAACAGGTTTGGCGCCATTGGCAGAAAGAAAGAGCCAGGAGTGAGATGCTAGCTCGCATGATTATAGAAGAAAGACGAAATCGGGATAAGGAAGAAGAGAATTTAAAGAGCAAACTAAAGGATGCTTCTGTTACCATACAAGAGCTGCTCAACAAAGTGAGGCAGCTAGAAAGTAATAGGATAACTTTTATTTGCAAAAACGAACGTTAA